The following coding sequences lie in one Chloroflexota bacterium genomic window:
- a CDS encoding sulfite oxidase, producing the protein MALFVVKHQHPAERCPAKDPKMGQMLLHHVSKENSAKMGVNIHADAVLDGKHTFYLILDSANEAKVKQFMTPFSMAGSVEITQANPCDVVVNRLGC; encoded by the coding sequence ATGGCCCTGTTCGTTGTGAAGCATCAGCATCCCGCCGAGCGCTGCCCCGCCAAAGACCCCAAGATGGGACAGATGCTCCTCCATCACGTCTCCAAGGAGAACTCGGCAAAGATGGGCGTCAACATCCACGCCGATGCCGTGCTGGACGGCAAGCACACCTTTTACCTCATCCTGGACTCGGCGAACGAGGCGAAGGTCAAGCAGTTCATGACGCCCTTCTCCATGGCGGGAAGCGTTGAAATCACGCAGGCCAACCCCTGCGACGTTGTGGTGAACCGGCTCGGCTGCTAG
- a CDS encoding CoA transferase, which yields MRYPLSGIRIIDLSHYWAGPYATVQLAGWGAEVIKVESIQRVDGYRGSAAATGEHAWEKGPTYNFINMMKKDITLDLTRDDGKKALKELVRISDVVLENFSARVMGNLGLGYDDLRPINPSLIMVSMPGFGNDGPWRNFTGFAFNLEQLSGIAHHTGFADGPPCNIGAAADPIMGMHGAFAVFAALEHRRVTGQGQFVDLAHLESLTAFAGPSLLTYQLTGRETMRAGNDEPLAAPHDFYPCQGKDKWVGISVRTEEEWQRFANAIGRPEWVNDARFANTLSRYRNREALGAHIAAWTSLRTQVEAMEALQRAGVAAGAAFDAVHLIKDPHLEARGFNQWLERDLIGRQPYPGLPFHVQGEPVPWKRPAPMLGEHNEYALRELLGRSDAETARLAAAKIIGREPLL from the coding sequence ATGCGCTACCCCCTCTCCGGCATCCGCATCATTGACCTGAGCCACTACTGGGCAGGGCCGTACGCCACCGTCCAGCTCGCCGGTTGGGGCGCCGAAGTCATCAAGGTGGAGTCCATCCAGCGGGTGGACGGCTATCGCGGCAGCGCCGCGGCCACGGGCGAGCACGCCTGGGAGAAGGGCCCCACCTATAACTTCATCAACATGATGAAGAAGGACATCACTCTGGACCTGACGCGCGACGATGGGAAGAAGGCGCTGAAGGAGCTGGTGCGCATCTCAGACGTGGTGCTGGAGAACTTCAGCGCACGCGTCATGGGCAACCTGGGCCTGGGCTATGACGACCTGAGGCCGATCAACCCATCGCTCATCATGGTCTCCATGCCCGGCTTCGGCAACGATGGCCCCTGGCGCAACTTCACCGGCTTCGCCTTCAACCTGGAACAGCTCTCCGGCATCGCGCACCATACCGGCTTCGCCGATGGCCCGCCCTGCAACATCGGCGCCGCGGCCGATCCCATCATGGGCATGCACGGCGCCTTCGCCGTCTTCGCCGCCCTCGAGCACAGGCGCGTCACCGGCCAAGGGCAGTTCGTGGACCTGGCGCACTTAGAGTCGCTTACGGCCTTCGCCGGGCCGTCCCTCCTCACCTACCAGCTCACCGGGCGCGAGACGATGCGCGCCGGCAACGATGAACCCCTGGCCGCGCCGCATGATTTCTACCCATGCCAGGGCAAAGACAAATGGGTCGGCATCAGCGTGCGCACGGAGGAGGAATGGCAACGCTTCGCCAATGCCATCGGTCGGCCCGAGTGGGTGAACGATGCTCGCTTCGCCAACACGCTGAGCCGCTACCGTAATAGGGAGGCCCTGGGCGCGCACATCGCCGCCTGGACCAGCCTGCGCACCCAGGTTGAAGCGATGGAGGCCCTTCAGCGCGCAGGCGTCGCGGCGGGCGCGGCCTTCGATGCTGTGCATCTGATCAAGGACCCGCATCTGGAGGCGCGCGGCTTCAACCAGTGGCTCGAGCGCGACCTCATCGGCAGGCAGCCCTACCCCGGCCTGCCATTCCATGTCCAAGGGGAGCCTGTGCCGTGGAAGCGTCCGGCCCCGATGCTCGGCGAGCACAACGAATACGCCCTACGCGAGCTGTTGGGGCGAAGCGACGCCGAGACGGCGCGGCTCGCGGCGGCGAAGATCATCGGGCGCGAGCCGTTGCTGTAA
- a CDS encoding amidohydrolase, translating to MKIDAHTKIFPPSFARRRTALAKADATFGDLYGSSKAKLAKAEELVQALDGSGFDAAWVLNIGWQTYAACRESNDYILASAKRYPKRLVPFCSVNPMWGALAVKEIERCAALGARGLGELHPDTQGYDIANARVMAPVMEAARRRRLIVAAHASEPVGHRYPGKGRVTPERLLAFVETFPNQPIVLAHWGGGLPFYALMPEVRKALKNTYFDTAASPFLYEPKVFEAAATLIGHEKILFATDWPLIAQPRLGEQVAKAKLPTGAKRAIMSENARRLVG from the coding sequence ATGAAGATAGACGCCCATACCAAGATATTCCCCCCCTCCTTTGCCCGCAGGCGCACGGCTCTAGCGAAGGCGGACGCGACCTTCGGCGACCTGTACGGCAGCTCGAAGGCAAAGCTGGCGAAGGCTGAAGAGCTCGTCCAGGCCCTTGATGGCTCCGGCTTCGATGCAGCCTGGGTCCTGAACATCGGCTGGCAGACCTACGCAGCCTGCCGGGAATCGAACGACTACATCCTCGCCTCGGCCAAGCGCTACCCCAAGCGGCTGGTGCCCTTCTGCTCCGTCAATCCCATGTGGGGCGCCCTCGCGGTCAAGGAGATCGAGCGCTGCGCCGCCCTAGGCGCTCGGGGCCTCGGCGAACTGCACCCGGACACCCAGGGCTACGATATCGCCAACGCGCGGGTGATGGCGCCGGTGATGGAGGCGGCGCGCAGGCGCAGGCTCATCGTCGCCGCGCACGCCTCGGAGCCGGTGGGCCACCGCTACCCGGGCAAGGGACGCGTGACGCCCGAGCGGTTGCTCGCCTTTGTGGAGACCTTTCCCAACCAGCCCATCGTGCTGGCCCATTGGGGCGGCGGCCTCCCCTTCTACGCCCTCATGCCGGAGGTCCGCAAGGCGCTCAAGAACACTTACTTCGATACCGCCGCTTCGCCCTTCCTTTATGAGCCAAAGGTCTTTGAGGCCGCGGCGACGCTCATCGGCCACGAGAAGATCCTCTTCGCCACCGATTGGCCCCTCATCGCGCAGCCGCGCCTGGGCGAGCAGGTGGCGAAGGCCAAGCTCCCCACCGGGGCGAAGCGCGCCATCATGAGCGAGAACGCCCGGCGGCTTGTGGGCTGA
- a CDS encoding CoA transferase, whose product MSRGALSHIAVLDLTQHIAGPYATKFLADYGANVLKVERPGKGDSSRRLGPFPNDVPDSEASGTFIYLNGNKKSVTINLETHGGQEIVRELMRWATLVVTGHSPASLERLHLTHRDIAKANPRAACLSITNFGLTGPYRDYKADHMTLSAMAGWAQYLGHKDRQPLQPGMNLSLLVAGVQAASAAVAACEMTRQTGRSQSVDLSIMETINQMLPGSMLRYSMTGAVETRGMYPFPSQGILQCKDGYVGLNSLTERHWELMCGWLGMEDALADPRFATGPGRWEHSAYLRQRAEAYFATRTKQELFHEGQGWQVATGLVSTPKDALESEQLAARDYYVTTRHPKMGDALQPGAPIGLTRSPWALRTPAPRLGQHNEEVFCGMLGLSRGELSLLREQRDI is encoded by the coding sequence ATGAGCCGGGGCGCCCTCTCGCACATCGCAGTGCTGGACCTGACCCAGCACATCGCCGGGCCGTACGCCACCAAGTTCCTTGCCGATTACGGCGCGAACGTCCTGAAGGTCGAGCGCCCGGGGAAAGGCGACTCCTCACGCAGGCTCGGCCCCTTCCCAAACGACGTGCCGGATAGCGAGGCCAGCGGGACCTTCATCTATCTCAACGGCAACAAGAAGAGCGTCACCATCAATCTGGAAACGCATGGGGGGCAGGAGATCGTCCGGGAGCTGATGCGCTGGGCCACCCTCGTCGTCACCGGCCATTCGCCCGCGAGCCTGGAGCGCCTGCACCTGACCCATCGCGATATCGCCAAGGCCAACCCGCGCGCCGCATGCCTCAGCATCACCAACTTCGGCCTCACGGGCCCCTATCGCGATTACAAGGCCGACCACATGACCCTTTCGGCCATGGCAGGGTGGGCGCAATACCTGGGGCACAAGGACCGCCAGCCCCTGCAGCCTGGGATGAATCTCTCGCTCCTCGTCGCGGGCGTCCAGGCGGCCTCGGCGGCCGTCGCGGCCTGCGAGATGACGCGGCAGACGGGCCGCTCCCAGAGCGTGGACCTCTCCATCATGGAGACGATCAACCAGATGCTGCCCGGCTCCATGCTGCGCTATTCCATGACCGGCGCGGTGGAGACGCGCGGCATGTATCCCTTCCCCAGCCAGGGCATCTTGCAGTGCAAGGACGGCTATGTGGGCCTCAACTCCCTCACGGAGCGCCACTGGGAGCTCATGTGCGGCTGGTTGGGGATGGAAGATGCCCTGGCGGACCCGCGCTTCGCCACCGGCCCCGGGCGCTGGGAGCACTCCGCCTACCTGCGCCAGAGGGCGGAGGCCTACTTCGCCACGCGCACCAAGCAAGAACTCTTCCATGAAGGCCAGGGCTGGCAAGTGGCAACGGGCCTTGTCTCCACGCCCAAGGACGCCTTGGAATCGGAGCAGCTTGCGGCGCGCGACTACTACGTGACGACCCGCCATCCCAAGATGGGCGATGCCCTGCAGCCGGGCGCGCCCATCGGCCTCACGCGCTCGCCGTGGGCCCTGCGAACCCCCGCGCCGCGACTCGGCCAGCATAACGAAGAGGTCTTCTGCGGCATGCTCGGCCTCTCGCGCGGCGAACTTTCGCTGCTCCGCGAGCAGAGGGACATCTGA
- a CDS encoding alpha/beta hydrolase, which produces MNQEGGDVPPSSLSSFTGCVRRARGIVPPTFPMERAMPLDPQMKAYVDMMAHVRAVPMETLTPQEARNMVQAAPRPPAPEPAKVEDRTIKGPHGPIPIRITWPKGKGPFPAFVWFHGGGWVIGSIELTDHLVRHFVHNAGCVGVSVDYRLAPENKFPKAVNDCYAATKWVYDNAKALNVNPKKLAVGGDSAGGNLSACVAVMARDKGGPKLSHQACIYPVIDRDFTRKSYVENAAGPVLTRGMMEWFWKLYMRTDKDAKDPYVAPLYAKSLKRLAPATVITAEFDPLRDEGDAYAKKLKKDGVPVDYKCYAGVTHGFVSMWPYVDIGKKGVEHVSKNLKKAFK; this is translated from the coding sequence ATGAACCAAGAGGGAGGGGACGTCCCTCCCTCTTCTCTTTCATCTTTCACTGGATGCGTTCGCCGCGCGCGTGGTATAGTGCCGCCGACTTTCCCGATGGAGAGAGCCATGCCCCTTGACCCCCAGATGAAGGCCTATGTGGATATGATGGCGCACGTCCGCGCCGTGCCGATGGAGACGCTGACGCCCCAGGAGGCGCGCAATATGGTGCAGGCCGCGCCCCGCCCGCCCGCGCCGGAGCCGGCGAAGGTGGAGGACCGCACGATCAAGGGACCGCACGGCCCGATCCCCATCCGCATCACCTGGCCCAAAGGGAAGGGCCCGTTCCCCGCCTTCGTCTGGTTCCACGGCGGCGGCTGGGTCATCGGAAGCATCGAGCTGACGGACCACCTGGTGCGGCACTTTGTGCACAACGCGGGCTGTGTGGGTGTCTCCGTGGACTACCGCCTGGCGCCGGAGAACAAGTTCCCCAAGGCGGTGAACGATTGCTACGCCGCCACCAAGTGGGTCTACGACAATGCGAAGGCGCTGAACGTGAACCCAAAGAAGCTGGCCGTGGGCGGGGATAGCGCGGGCGGCAACCTGTCCGCGTGCGTGGCGGTGATGGCGCGGGACAAGGGCGGCCCCAAGCTCTCCCACCAGGCCTGCATCTACCCGGTGATTGACCGCGATTTCACACGCAAATCATACGTTGAGAACGCCGCCGGGCCGGTGCTGACGCGCGGCATGATGGAGTGGTTCTGGAAGCTGTACATGCGGACAGATAAGGATGCCAAGGATCCGTACGTCGCGCCGCTCTACGCGAAGAGCCTCAAGCGGCTCGCGCCGGCAACGGTCATCACGGCGGAGTTCGACCCGCTGCGGGATGAGGGAGACGCCTACGCCAAGAAGCTGAAGAAGGACGGCGTGCCGGTGGACTACAAGTGCTACGCCGGAGTCACCCACGGCTTCGTGAGCATGTGGCCGTATGTGGACATCGGCAAAAAGGGCGTCGAGCACGTCTCGAAGAACCTGAAGAAGGCCTTCAAGTAA
- a CDS encoding CDGSH iron-sulfur domain-containing protein — protein MADVVIRATRNGSYHVKGTVVLQDSAGNQIPTEGEFWLCLCGHSQNKPFCDSSHSKMKFVSIVKKEEVKPG, from the coding sequence ATGGCGGATGTAGTGATTCGCGCGACACGGAACGGCTCGTATCATGTGAAGGGGACCGTCGTCCTGCAGGACTCAGCAGGCAACCAGATCCCCACGGAGGGCGAGTTCTGGCTCTGCCTCTGCGGCCACTCCCAGAACAAGCCCTTCTGCGATAGCTCCCACAGCAAGATGAAGTTTGTCAGCATCGTCAAGAAAGAAGAAGTCAAACCCGGTTAG